In Silene latifolia isolate original U9 population chromosome 6, ASM4854445v1, whole genome shotgun sequence, the genomic window acgggttttttgaagatgtatttaaccgggtccatcttggagtagatgtggaccgtgtagttgagcatgtaatgccgcagcttctttgttgaccatactagggcaaggtatgtcttttccagttgggtatacctcgtctcgttctcaatgaactttttgctgatgtagtagatggctcgctcctcgttgtcaactgtttgtgctagcattgctcccatggctgtgttggtaacagtgaggtatagggatagaggaatccccggttaaggtggcatgaggactggaggtttggataggatttcctttatcctgtcgaaggccttctgacagtcgtcgtcccaatcggtgtgatcggaggctcgaagcttcttgaatattggttcacaaatcatagtgaccctgaatgcacacttctgaggatttagtctcatgttatatttccgcagacgagcgaagaagttccggagggcattgatgtggtcgtcccgttcttttgatttgacaatcatgtcatcgacatatacctctacctccttgtgcatcatatcatgtaggagagtggaagcggttctttgataggtcgctccggcgttgatgaggccgaaaggcatgaccgtgtagcaatatgtaccccactgtgtagtgaacgcagttttgtggctatcttcctcagccatcttaatctggttgtacccgacatacccgtccatgaatgataggagagcatgttcggcggtgttgtccaccagaatgtcaacatgtggtaaagggaagtcgtcctttggactcgccttgttcaggtccctgaagtcgacgcaaacccgaattcttccgtctttctttggtaccggcacaatgttggccacccaatccgagtattcagacactttgatgaacccagccttgaactgtttgtccacttcttctttgatttttagggcccattcaggacgcatctgttaggcccaaaatctggatatgggctgacttGGGGCAGCAGACCTGGAAGCATTGCGGGATGCAGGATATCAGGGAGTCAGGGTGACAACATCAGCAAGCAGCGCAGGATATGGGCTTTGATCTGCGCGGAAGAAGCGCGTGAGAGTCCAACCTCTTGCCGAATCCAAAGAAGGAATGTCCTACCCGGTgtcaaattaggaataacttggacggaaagcaagaaaccctagctCATCGAGCTCCCCTATATAAAGAGCCTCAATGCAAAGAAGAAGGATCATCATCAGAAAATACGAGAACTAAACCCTAGCATTCATAGCAAGCGAACAAACTGTACTTCCTCTCGAATTAtgtgaaaatattggtgggattccgtctccccccgcggttgtttcccacatcgggttttccgcgtcaccaaaattgtcTGTGTTCTTTATTTACGTCGCTCATACAGGTTAACATACAACAATCAAACGAATCATAATTCAGACTTAATGTTAAGACTACTTTAACCCttaattggtagaaatttaccaaaacagtttggcgcccaccgtggggcatattGGTCGTCTCCGTTAGCCAGTCTTCTCAGCAACGAAAACATGTCCGGACACAAGGAAACTAACTCAGGCGGCACCAGCGGAGCCCCAGCAACACAGGTACGGCCCCCCTCGACAGTGACACAGGCACCATCTCCCTCGGCAGCAGCGGCAGTATGTAAAACCTCAGTTCAGATCACCACTGCAGCTCAGATACCAGCGGTCAAGCAAAGTCAAAGCTCCTAGGCAGCAGCAAGCCCATCTTCGGGGAGGATCCAGGCTAGAGACCCAGGAGTCGTTCAGGGACGGCAGGGAGTCACACAGTCTTAAAGAGGAACACAATCCAGGCAACAGGTTCAGGCTCCTCCGAGTCCCACCAGCATCATGATAAGCGGGTTAGACACATTAGCAAGGATAATCTGAACTATGCAGAGCAAAAATAGAAGCATGAGATTCCAGATGGAAGAGGACAACAATCTCCTCCGAGCGCAGATCAACGAATTGAGGAGCTAGGCCGCTAGTTCGACCCCTTGGTTGTAAGAAGACAGATTTGGAAGGCCGCCAGGAGAAAGTGGGGATCGAAGGCAGATACGGGTACTGCCACGCGAAGTAGCACTCATGATGGATATGGATGGAACACCACAGCCAAGAGAGGGTCTGGTCCAAATAGGACTGGGGGCATTAACACCAGATGAGGAACCAGCACGTCAAGAGCCTACTCTCACATCAGGCGCAGAGGGACATCAGAGAAGCATCGCTACAGTTGCGGTCCCGATAACCAGGATGCCAGTTACGAATCAAATTGAATATACCTGGGGAGGCACCCCGGCGGCAGCAACATCGCAGGTGCGCCAAACAGAAGTCTTGGAACAGCAAAACTTCGTACGAGGAGCAGAATGTCAGTCACAGGAGCATCTGCGACCCACCGGGAGAGAGACATACATAGAACAACAGTACCAGGAACTACGGAGCCTCCTCCGGAGGGTCCCAGGAATGCCTCTGCAGATGGAGATGGCCGCACCAGAAAGCTACGCTGACTCGCCGTTTACTGACGATATAGCTACGGTGGCCTTACCAAAAGGATTTAGCTTCCTAACGATGACCCTCTTCGATTGAACCACAGACCCATGTGATCACATCAGTCaattcaagcagaagatgatggttACTACCGCCACGGGAGCCTCAAAGGAGGCATGTATGTGTGAAGGGTTCGGTTCAACACTAACCGgggcagcattacaatggttcgtcGGCTTGCCTAACGGGACCATATCTTCATTCGCTGACCTGGTCAACGCATTTAACCAACAGTTCTCCAGCAGCCGGAGAACACCCAAATAGCCAAGCGACCTATACAGGATCGTCCAGGAAATAGGTGAATCAATCAAAGATTATGTCACCAGGTTCAATGTAGAGAAAGTCTCAATACGAGGTCGATATGTCCATCGCCATCAACGCCTTCAGCGGGGCCTGGATAAGGAATCCAAATTTCTACAAAGAATAAACGATGTACCCTTGTGAGAGGTTCAAGAAGTCCAAACAGAGAGAAACAAAATGCAATAAGGTTAGAAGAAGACATACAGTTTCGAAAGGGAGTAGCAAGCTTCGACAAGACAAGCGAAAAATTCACAACGAAAAGAAAGACGAACGAGCTAAGCCATACAAAGCAGACCCAATATCAGCAGAAATAGCGAGAAAAAACTCAAAGAAATTGATGACTCTCCGCATCCTCCTAAGTCAGTCTCGAATACGGATTCAACACGGGAATGGAAGGGCAAACAAAGCACTTAGAAGCCTGGTGATCGGTGAGGTGGCCAAAGCCTCCCACTCAGGACCGACCCAACGACGACAGAGACAGCATCAAGAGATGCGAATGGCATCAGGACATAGGTCACATGACAGAAGATTGCTACAGGTTGCGAAAGGAAGTGAAGTTCCAGGTACGCAAGGGAAACTTGGATCACCTGCTATCACGTGGGGACAAGCAGGACAGGAGGGAAGCAGCACCCATATGCACGAAAATTATTAACGTGATACCAGGCGGATCCGAGCTATCAGGTTTGACATATTCCGCCGCTAAGAGGAAAGCCACCGGAAGTAAAGGGGATCATCCAGAAACTTCATACAGAGTAAGCCAGAGCAATTTACCCCCGGTAACTTTCGACGAGACTGACATAGAAAGCGGTGCAGAGCAACATGACGATGCCCTAACTATAACGTTATCCGTTGGCAATTGTACCGTACGAAAAGCATTAGTGGATACAGGGAGCTCTGTGAATCTCATCATgctcaaaaccctcaaaaccatgggttttgataaagagaacctgataaagaaatctgtgcccctggtaggattcagtggtgaaactgCGCATTCGGTGGGTGAGATAACCATCCCAACATATATTGAAGGAGTTAATAAACTAGTGAGATACCTAGTCATTGAGGGTCCAACCACCTACAACgtgatactaggaagaccatggctaTATCAGATGAAGGCGGtgccctcaacatatcaccaatgCCTCAAGTTCCCAACGCCATGGGGTACGATTACGGTAAAAGGAGATCGAGAGGAATCCAGGAACTGCTATGCTCAATCCCTCAAGACTACAACCAAGCTCCCTTCATATCAATTACAGAACCGGGGCACCTCCACAGAATATAAGGAGCCTCCCTCAGAGGAACTAGACCAGATACGCCTGGACGAGGCACACCCGGATAGGACAGTATTGATTGGGGCGACTTGCAGTAAAAAGCTGCGCAGCCAGCTGATTCAATTTCTCAAAAACAACATTGATTGCTTCGCTTGGTCCCACAATGATATAGTGGGCATAGACCCATCCGTTATTTCGCATAAATTAAGCGTGAACCCAAGCTGCACCCCGGTACAgcagaagagaagaaaatttgcggCAGAATGAAATGAGGTCATTAACAAAGAAGTAGACAGTCTCCTGGCAGCAGACAAAATTAGGGAAGTTAGCTACCCTGAGTGGCTCTCTAATGTAGTAGTGGTGCCCAAGAAGAAcagaaaatggagggtgtgtgtaGACTTCACGGATCtaaacaaagcttgtcccaagGACCCTTTCCCACtgccacatatcgatgcaatggtggacgctactGCAGGACACGAGGTACTCACTTTCCTCGATGCCTGGagcggttataatcagatcaagatgcatCCACAAGATCAAGAGGAAACAGCATTCATGTcagaaagaggcatatattgttacaaggtcatgccctttggcctaAAGAACGCCGGGTCCACTTACCAACGGTtggtaaataaaatgttcaaacagcaaataggaaagaccatggaagtatacatagacgacatggtagtgaAGTCCAAAAAATCAGAAATGCACATGGAGCACTTGGCGGACACCTTCCAAACTTTAAGGGAGTTTAAAATGAAACTTAATCCATCTAAGTGCTCGTTTGGGGTGTCCTCAGGAAAATTCTTAGGATATATGGTGACCCAGAGGGGAATTGAAGCAAGCAAGGAAAAGATAAAAGCAAtactccaactggaatcacctcaGAAGCCAAAGGTTGTACAAAGATTAGCAGGGAAGGTGGCGGCCCTAAACAGGTTCATATCAAGGGCCTCGGAGAGGTGCAAGCTATTCTATGATATATTGAGGAAGAGTCAGAAATTCGAATGGACTGGGGAACATGAAAAAGCGTTCGCAGAACTCAAAAGCTACCTAAGCACGCCACCATTACTCGCAAAACCAGAGCAAGGGGAACCACTATTCTTGTATCTGTTAGTCACGGAAGCAGCTGTAAGCGCGGTCTTAGTCAAAGAACAGGAAGGGGTGCAGCACCCCGTATATTACATTAGCAAGTCTCTgcttcctgcagagaccaggtacacttccTTTGAAAAACTAGCATTGGCCTTGGTTACTGCTTCTTATAAACTGAGGCCATACTTTGAATCTCACACCATCCACGTAATAACCAATTACCCGCTAAAGACTattatgaggaagcctgaactttcGGGCAGAATGACTAAATGGTCAGTACATCTTAGCGGCTATGACTTGCAATTTGAACCCAGAACGGCGATAAAATCCCAAGCCCTAGCAGATTTCGTCTCTGACTTCTGCCCTGCCACCCATGGGGAAGCAGAAGAGGGAATGCTGGCGATAACAGGGAATCGGGATGGTGAGATATGGACCCTATACATTGATGGAGCCTCAAATGCAAGAGGGGCTTGTGTAGGTTTGGTCCTTCGATCTCCTAAAGGAGATATGATAGTACAAGCTATCAGGTGTGAGTTCAAGGCAACCAATAACGAAGCCGAGTACGAAGCACTTATACTTGGGATCCAGATGGCGTCAGGGCTCAAGGTGAGGAACCTGAGGGTATACAACGACTCCTTACTTGTGGTAAATCATGTAAACAGCGAATATGTAGCACGTgattcaaagatgatagcctACTTGAAGATAGCCACAGAGCAAAAATTAAAGTTTAGAACATTGAAGATAACTCAGGTGCCGCGGTAGCAGAACGTGGAGGCCGACGCACTGCCCACGTTAGGATCCACCTTCCAGCCCGCAGAACTATCAAACATACCGATTACCCATGTGTTGACCCCAGCCATCCAGAGGGAGCCAAATCAGAGACCGGTGAAAGAGGATGTACACATGCAGTGTGCACTTGGAGCCAGGACACTGGTTTCCACAGTAGGACAACAGGATGCAGATTGGAGGGTTCCATACCTAAATTGGTTAAGGGATGGGACACTCCCTGAAGACAGAAAGGAAGCACAAAGTTTCAGAATAAAAGCTTCCAGGTATATCATGATTGATAATATTCTCTTCAGAAAATCATTGGCAGGACCATGCCTCAGGTGCTTAAGCAAAGAGGAAGCTGAAACAGTACTGCAAGATGTACACAGCGGAGAATGCGGGAACCACGCTGAAGGGCGAAGTCTGTCAAACAAAATCTTGAGACAAGGGtatttctggcccaccatgcgcgCAGACGCCGTAAATCACGCTAAACGCTGTGAATCATGTCAAAAGGCGGCTCCAAAGAATCCACCCAATGAGAAACCAATGCATCCGATTATCTCTCCATGACCATTCATGATGTGGGGCATAGACATAGTGGGTAAGCTGCCCAGGGCTCCAGGAAACAGAGTATATATGCTAGTTATGACCGACTACTTCTCAAAGTGGATTGAAGCAGAGGCAATGACAGAGGTAAAAGAACAGCAGGTGATCTCTTTCATCAAGCGCAACATCATAAGCAGATTTGGGATACCATCCGAAATCATATGCGACAATGGGTCCCAGTTCATATCAGATAACACCGAAGGCTTCTGTGCACGGTGGAACATAACGCTAAGAAAATCATCCCCCAGATATccacaaaccaacggccaagacgAGTCTAGAAACAAAATCATTGTGGAGAACCTCAGAAAACGGCTGGAAGAGTTGGGAGGAAAATGGGCAGATGAACTACCATTGGTACTCTGGTCAGACAGAATAACACCGAAAATGGCAACAGGCCAAACTTCGTTTAGCCTTGTATACGGATCAGAGGCAGTGATACCCTCAGAAGTTCTGGTACCCACGCACAGATACGGCGGTCAGACGGCAGAGCAAAACAAGATCGAAATGGCCAGGAGCCTGGATACAGTTGATGAGCGGCGGGAAAGCGCCTACATAAGTATGGCATCGTGTAAACAGTCCGTGGCGAGGACATACAACAAGAATGTCAAAATCAGGACCCTTGAAGTAGGGGACCTCGTACTAAGAAGGGTATTCGAAAATACCAAGAACCACAAGGCAGGCAAgtttgcctacaaatgggaagggccGTGTGAGGTCGAAAGTGTTATCAAGAATGGGGCATAGAGGTTGATGACCATGCACGGTCAAATCCTGGATAAACCCTGGAACATCCGTCACTTGAAAcggtactttgtctgacaaagtgccAAAAGTTTAGTGTATAAAGGACCTTTCAAAAGTCcgagaagcaaaaaaaaaaaaaaaaaaaaaaaaaaaaaaaaaaaaaaaaaaggtggggGTTAGTATATGCATTAGGTATTGGTGTGTCTCCAAAAACGTTTTGTTTTTTAGTTTTCCTTTAACCA contains:
- the LOC141588235 gene encoding uncharacterized protein LOC141588235, coding for MQCALGARTLVSTVGQQDADWRVPYLNWLRDGTLPEDRKEAQSFRIKASRYIMIDNILFRKSLAGPCLRCLSKEEAETVLQDVHSGECGNHAEGRSLSNKILRQGYFWPTMRADAVNHAKRCESCQKAAPKNPPNEKPMHPIISP